The Arabidopsis thaliana chromosome 5, partial sequence genomic interval CAGATGGATtatgaatcttcttcattggTCTTTAGCTGTTGTTACCATGTATTCTAGGGTTTATTTAGGTTACCACACGGTGGCGCAGGTTTTTGCTGGTGCGGCTCTTGGGGGTATTGTTGGTGCGAGTTGGTTCTGGGTGGTGAATTCTGTGTTGTATCCATTTTTTCCGGTGATTGAGGAGAGTGTATTGGGGAGATGGCTATATGTTAAGGATACTTCGCATATTCCTGATGTGTTGAAGTTTGAATATGACAATGCCAGAGCTGCTAGGAAGGATATGGATTCTGCTAAATCTGATTAATTTGGCTAATTTGATTTGGTAAGTCGAAATTTTCTTCACTGTTTCATTGATTTTGATCTGATTAGGTCTTAGAATAAGCATTTTTGGGAATCAGCTTTAGCTTTTGATACTTGTAGGTCAAGAATGTTTGTTTTGCTATATGAGTAGGTAGTCACATTTGTGTATAATGTACCACTGTAGCATTAGAAAATACAGGAAGAACAATGTTTGTGTAAAAGCAGTTTAAGTCATTCTTCTTGGAGTCCATTAGTTGTTCTGCTCATCCCTCATGACATTGAATCTGTTTTCTCATTGCTTAATGCCGACAACAAATCAGTTctgtttgagttttttcttgtcttcttctttgttccgCAAGCACATCTCATTTGCTTCATCCATCTGCAGGTCGAGAACTCGGGTATTAGCGGTCTTGttatcctttttctttgttacatTATATCAGGAATGGCAAGGAGATGGGAGATTCCATTTATGCTACCGTTCTATGATTAGCTGCTCACCTGAACATTTCACAAAATGAAACTTCTTCACACTTATGTTATGAAGTgatctttgtatcttttttccttttctttctttgcatATTCACTTATCTATTGAAAGAAACAGTTTCgtaaattaaagaaagttATAGAGGTCTGTGGTTTTGGCATCTAAATTGATGTTCTAGTTTGTTAAATTACTGTTACTTATTAACTCGTTGCAAAAAAATAGTCTTACTAGGAACAAGCTTCAATGCAATGCAAGTTTCGAGTTCTAAATGATACACTTCATTATGTGATGagattcttatttatttaCCCTATGTCAATATTCTAAGATGAGAATCGAGAAGATTGGAATAatgcatttttgtttaaatcatGTTGacaaaattagtaaataaaaactatGTAAACTATAGTTAAAAaccatttaaaatgtaaacattttgaataatcaaatataaagtttttaaaagtaGTTTTTAcatgaataaatatatttttttaaaccataaaaattaatCTAAGTATTAAATACATTCGCGTGAAAAGCGGTTGAACTAATAACATTCTCTTACAGACCCGTCAGATGGGAAAAGTGCTTAACCGGTTTATTTTCAATGCATTGAAattcaacacttagattttttgaaaacaaaaatattttctataataaaaaaacttagttaattctaccaaaaaaaacttagttaaacgaaaaaaatattttcataatcaAAAAATAGTTTACATAATAAAGAtattgaaaaaacaataaaaattaatctaaACATTACTTCCATGATAAGAGATTGAACTAATAACATCTCTTACAGACCCATCGGATGAAACTAATAACACCTCTCACGGACCCATCAGCATCGGATGAAACTAATAACACCTCTCACGGATCCATCAGATGGGACGGGGTGCTTAGTCCggtttatttttaatgcattgaaattcaacatttagattttttgaaaaccaaattattttatataataaaacaaattgttgacaataatcaaaaatataactaaaaagaTAGTTTACAtaataagaatattttaaaaaaaccataaaattaatCTTAGTGTTAAATTTACTTGCGTGAAAAGCGGTTGACCTAATAACACGGCTTAAGGACCCGTAGGATGGGACGGCATGCTTAGTCCGATTTGTTCTCAATGCATTGAAATTTAACACttcgattttttaaaaaccaaaataatttatacaCTAACAAcgtttagttaaaaaaaatatatacattttatataattaaaaagatagtTTACataataagaatatttttaaaaaactataaaaattaatcttaGTGTTAAATTTACTTGCGTGAAAAGCGGTTGAACTAATAACACGACTTAAGGACCCGTAGGATGGCACGGCATGCTTAATCCGGTTTGTTCTCAATGCATTGAAATTTAAcacttagttttttttaaaaccaaaatagtttataaaactttagttataataaaacaaaacaaaaaaagcatattcaaaaatataattaaaacatagttatttaataaaaaaataatttgcttAAGGAGAGAGAATGATACCAATTTATGATCGAGATTGAAGCATTCTTGTGTTATCAAACATTCAGAAGAACCCtagatttgaagaagaacgGAAGATAAAATACCACGGAAGAGAGGAAACTACTTTCTGCGTTTAATGTCTCGTTACAATAATCCTGCATAAAATAGAGCCCAAGTAGGAAAGTTAATTGAAGATGAACAGCTGATGATACCAATTCACAACGAATCagaatcaaatctcaaaaataattttaaataaaaaaatctcttaccataagtttttggatttaaagGATCCGGGAGAATCGTCGTCCTTGCTTTTGCTTAAAGCAGAAACCTAGATGAATCATACCTGTTGACGTgcaaaaatcagaaaacagaGTCACGTAACGATAAAAAGAGAATCGATGAACCCTAGAAGACCCCAACATATATGAATCATCAACGACGGAgtgaaatagagagagagataatgaATTTAAGTTAACCTGATCGTAGAGATGGCTCTCTCAGACTGAGATCGCTGATCCTTTAGTCAATCAGAATAAGAGAATTAGAGAGAATGAAGACGACGAACAAGTGTAAGAAATTGTTGTTGCAAAAATTGTAATATTGGGGATAAATAGAAGCATAGCAttagtaaaaaagaaaaaaggaaataacagGAGCGTGGAAAATCACTAACGTTAATAATTGGAGTCAAATCAACCGACTCTACCAATTAATAAATATAGCATTcagttctctctctctagtcGCCGCCGCAAACCAGACCCCTTTTCCAAACGCCTTTTGCCTCTCCGGTGATCGGCTTCGGCCGGCGCCGTGAGAGggcttctcttcctctcttctctttttagtttttcttttttctttgtgtcgTTTTCTTTTAGTCAGCGGCGGCTCCTCCTTCTTTGTGGCTTAATCAGAGACTTTTAAGCTGACGGCGAGCGGTTGTTGTTCTCTCAGATGGAGGTTCGTTGGTGGATCTACAATGGGGAACATTGGCTCTCGACGACTGCAGCAGATCTGATGGTTTCCTTCTTCAGCCCCTTCACGGAGGTACCTCTCCTCCGATGAGCCTccttggtggtggtggttcaGTGTTAAGAAGGTACAGAGGGAGGTGGATCGTGGTTTTCGAGCTTGGCTGTGAAGATCTTACCGATCCTGGGCAGATTTACATGTTTCAAGGCCTTCTAGCTATGCTGCCGCCAACGACTCCTaatggaaaaataatttgaagtgggagagaaaagaaaaccatttggatggttgaagaagaaggaaagctCTCCAATAAAGCCCCGGCTTCAAGAACTTTTGTCTCAGCCCGGTATTCGGTTGAGTTTCAGTCGGATTAGTATATCCGTTTTAGGCTTAGGACCGAAATAGTGAAAGCCAAGGAGTCAAAACCTTTCTGAAGTTGCGCTTTTGGCGTAGATGCTATTAGGACACGTTCTACACTCGGATCTTGAGGGACTAATAGCTTGGAATTGGATTGGATCTCAGGATAGGATTTGATGTGCTTTGTGttagtaattgtttttgtgtcATTGGGTGAATTTAGGTGGTTTAAGAGATGATTTCACTTAGAGTCGTGGTGTAATTTATCTCGTTATGGTTGAAAAAATACAGTGAATTTCAGTTGGGTAACGTTGAATCCATCTTAGTGTTTCAGGGTGATACTAGACTGATTCATTGTATTTGGTTAAAATATGTTGTGGTCTAATGATTTGTACCTTTGAATTGGTTAATGGAAAGTTGTTGttgagccaaaaaaaaataaaaaaaaatcaaccgACTCTgctaagaaaaggaaaatcaGTCGATTACTAACGGCTACTTATGGAAACAAATGGAAATTAACCGACTTTAATTTTAAGCtaacagtaaaaaaaacactgacgttatatgttgaaaatttgaaataaccGACTTTGGTTTATTATTTGTATCATCACTATTCAAATTACCTTTACGGCCCAACTAAATAATATAGGGCTTTGAAGAAGCCCATCTAGAAgttaatataaattaagtttttaaGGGCACAAGAATGACGTCATATTAGTAAACCCCAATTACAACTCTGATTCTCCTTCCCGGCGATATGAAACGAGCCGGCGGCGGTGTCGACTTCATCAGCTCTCTACCCGACGAAATCCTCCACCATATCCTCGCCAATACACCTACCAAGCTCGCGATCAGAACCTCCGTCTTATCCAAACGATGGAAGCATGTATGGTACGAGACACCTTCTATCTCAATTGTTTGCAATAGAGTAGATCCTGATTCGCTAAACAAAACCCTAAGTAGCTACTCGACTCCCAAAATCAAGAGTTTCGATGTTACTATAAGCAGAGATGTCACCGTACCTGAGATTGATACCTGGATTAATCTCGCTCTGTCACGCAAGGCTGAGAATGTATCTCTCAGATTCACATCTCATTATAGATTCCGAGATACATTCTTCATCAATTCCTCTCTGAAGCAGCTTAGTTTGACTTTGGTTTATTGCATTCTGAATCCCAAGTGCGTTGTCTCTTGGTCATCGTTAAGGAACTTGTCGTTGAATCGTTGCAAGGTGTCTGATGATTCAATTGCCAAAATTCTCACTGGTTGTTCATTGCTCGAAAGCTTGACATTGAATCTCTGTGATAGACTCAATGATCTTGATCTGAGCAAGTCACTAAGTTTGAGAAGACTGGAGATACTTGGAGACCGTTGGACACCAGAGAGGATTGTAGCGCCACACATTCGTTATTTGAGATTGGAAAACTATCAGCGACCATCTACTTTAGTGGATGTCTCATCTTTAACCGAAGCTAATCTCGGTCTTTCAAAACATGTACTTGACTATTTCACATGTGAAATGGAGACTGAATCGCTTCAATACATGGTGCGACAGACGGTGGTTAAGTTGCAAAACATAAAGAAGCTTACTATTGGGGGAATTTTTCTTCAGGTAATGATGACCAATTCTCTAATGCCTACGATTTTCTATGTCGTAGAGTCGTGCTATAGGATAACTTAGTTGCACATTCAAATGTTGGATTATGGATAAGTTTTCAACTTTAAGGAGCATATGAAGTCTCTCTGTGGAATATGGAAACTTGAAGTTGTTCGGTATAGTAGAGATATATGTCTCTGTAGTCACTTACTTTTTGTGCTTTTGTCATTCTTTTGCTAGATTCTATCTCTTGCCGAGCTCTGTGGTGTTACTCTTCCAGTCTTCCAGAATTCAATATCGAAGCTTTGACTGTTGAAACGAGGATTGATCAGTCTGTGATTCCTGGTCTAGCAAGGCTGCTACAAAACTCTCCTGGACTTAAAAGGATAACAGTTAACATAACGAAGTGCAACACCACACCGGTATCTTTTCTACAGATTATTCTTTTTAAGAACCGTTTCCTTCACTTTTTGGGCTAATGCAGATAGATGTGAGATATTTTGTAGAATCAAAGATCACTTCTAGTAGTTTGCTTGAgcattctttttttatgtcGACAGGATAAGCATCTTGACAGACACTTGAAATTGCGAGGCTTGAATCCTGATCAAAGCTGGATATCGAAATATGGGGTCTTTCCAACTGTGGAGCAGACATCTGCAAAGATGAAACATGTGGATTCGTTCATAAAACTTGTCATGGGAAACACAAAGACATTAGAGAAGCTGGTTTTACAGTTTGGAGATTACCTTGATGCAGCATATCAAATGGTTCCAACATTATCTTACGACGATATCCAAATTGTGATCAAGAAAAGACGATCTTAAATAGTACTAGTATATTAGTATATGCTATGGACCACCGTAGATGGCTTAATTGTCTTGGTTAACGTGTCtacaaattaattgttttgatcTTAAATTTATGATTCAGAGCTTTAGGTTTCTGTGTTCACATTGAAGGGAACAACAGTTATAGCTAGTCTTGTAGGTTAGTCTCCGTGTGATTGTCGTTTTTGATGTGTCTTCACTGATCAGTACACGCAAAAGGCAAAACTTTCCTCCGTCCAAAGCGGATCTCTATATTACGTTTCTGTAGAAACTTAAGGTCTCTCTCACACATGTGGTGAAAAGTGATAGTTGAAGCAATGTTTGAAAATTAATATCTAAAGCTTCTAattgacaaataaaaagtgtcaaaaaggaaaaaataaaatttcaagggttgattttttttttttttttttttttttaatatatatatatatatcatgctTTTGCtttagtttgatttatttgacTTCTTGGtatagtttttggtttattccATTCACgaaaattaatttgaagaGAAATCTTTTGACTTTTGCTTTGAATGTTTAGATGAATGAAATctagaaaccaaacaacaacttgaaatttaatttggtttaatataGATTGGTTTAGTTGGATTCCATTTCCCCCATtcgttatttttgtttaggttATATGTGGCTAAAAAGGAATATATTTGCATccatttgtatttttgggTTGATATGTTTGATGGGTTTAGTGAGAATATTGGTAGTGGGAGACAAGAGTTGATTTGGATAGTTGAGTGTTGCTATTGTTTGTCTCAAAAGATTTCCACTTTATGTTTTTAGTCATTTCCAAATCATTAACATCAAAAGCTAGGTCAAATTCATACTTCATATGTcccaaaatatttatcaagGATTCTGCTTTTAGACCATCAACTTCTAGTGATCTCTTATTATTATTGGCCAGTATATAGCAATTCTGGAGTTGGGTCCATTCTATAATCCATAGacaaatttctttcaaaactttggGTAGATTTTTGTAATATCGTCTTTAAGTTTATTATTCAGAACAATGTTACTTCTAGAGATTGTAATTTTACGTATGTAGATTGTAGATccatcatatttatttattatcgTAGAATTATCCTAAACACGTGtatgaaatattttggtttaaatcGAACGAgtcacaaaaatcaaaatttgtggACAtgcaaattttgaaatgtacTCATATTTCTTTTGGATATAAGTCTTCGTCCAAAACAAAGTCTTGTTTGTGTATGATGTTGAACTTCACAAATGACTGATAACGTAACGTAATTTCACACGAGTGACCTCAATATAAAAAAGGGATTGTGTTCCATATTCAACAAAACGACACTAATGACCCATGATTAAACTAAGAAATGTAGATTTAAATGTTCTATAAGATTCGTTTCAAAGCAGTCAAAGACTCAAAGTCGCATAAAAGcacaaattaaagaagattAGTCTATAGGGAATCTTAAAGAATAAGTTGTTGGGTTTACCCATATATGCACTTATTAATCTATATAGTAGGGAACCacaaagaaatttaaaaaccaaagTAGATTAAGAAGTTAATCTCCAAAATAAGtagagaaaaattaaaaatacattaatCAACCTATAAAGTGATATCATAAAGAGCCTAAAATCGATTCGTCCGTTGAGGACaaagacaaat includes:
- a CDS encoding Mto 1 responding down protein (BEST Arabidopsis thaliana protein match is: mto 1 responding down 1 (TAIR:AT1G53480.1); Has 7 Blast hits to 7 proteins in 1 species: Archae - 0; Bacteria - 0; Metazoa - 0; Fungi - 0; Plants - 7; Viruses - 0; Other Eukaryotes - 0 (source: NCBI BLink).), with protein sequence MKTTNKYGGSLVDLQWGTLALDDCSRSDGFLLQPLHGGTSPPMSLLGGGGSVLRRYRGRWIVVFELGCEDLTDPGQIYMFQGLLAMLPPTTPNGKII
- a CDS encoding F-box/RNI-like superfamily protein — encoded protein: MKRAGGGVDFISSLPDEILHHILANTPTKLAIRTSVLSKRWKHVWYETPSISIVCNRVDPDSLNKTLSSYSTPKIKSFDVTISRDVTVPEIDTWINLALSRKAENVSLRFTSHYRFRDTFFINSSLKQLSLTLVYCILNPKCVVSWSSLRNLSLNRCKVSDDSIAKILTGCSLLESLTLNLCDRLNDLDLSKSLSLRRLEILGDRWTPERIVAPHIRYLRLENYQRPSTLVDVSSLTEANLGLSKHVLDYFTCEMETESLQYMVRQTVVKLQNIKKLTIGGIFLQILSLAELCGVTLPVFQNSISKL